The following proteins are encoded in a genomic region of Prionailurus viverrinus isolate Anna chromosome E3, UM_Priviv_1.0, whole genome shotgun sequence:
- the PERCC1 gene encoding protein PERCC1 produces MAAGVIRPLCDFRLPLPTHGPFLPSDLEPQETSEEEEEEEEGEEGEEELEGAGPEGRSPAPQASGWAPEAAPRGPSSPENPLQLLRFSELISGDIQRYFGRKDRGQDPDTRDIREDDSSAQGLRCADLVNRAPGGPPGGEEAMEPGVLSPRGPEGQARGLGPLAELFDYGLRQYSGPRAPAGRRLRLERKYGHIVPMTQRKLPVSFWEEPAPGPLGLLRPGTPDFSDLLASWSAETGPELPGGGPQTLDGVQLAEA; encoded by the coding sequence ATGGCCGCAGGCGTGATCCGGCCTCTTTGCGACTTCCGgctgcccctgcccacccacgGGCCCTTCCTGCCCTCAGACCTGGAGCCCCAAGAGACttctgaagaggaggaggaggaggaggagggggaggagggggaggaggagctggagggggcggggccagagGGCCGCAGCCCAGCCCCCCAGGCCTCAGGCTGGGCCCCAGAAGCAGCCCCCAGGGGTCCCAGCAGCCCCGAGAACCCCCTGCAGCTGCTGCGCTTCTCTGAGCTCATCAGCGGCGACATCCAGCGGTACTTTGGCCGCAAGGACAGGGGGCAGGACCCGGACACCCGTGACATCCGGGAGGACGACAGCTCAGCCCAGGGCCTCCGCTGTGCTGACCTGGTGAACCGGGCTCCGGGTGGGCCCCCCGGTGGCGAGGAGGCTATGGAGCCCGGCGTCCTCTCCCCGAGGGGTCCCGAGGGGCAGGCACGCGGGCTGGGGCCCCTGGCCGAGCTCTTTGACTACGGGCTGCGGCAGTACTCAGGGCCCAGGGCCCCGGCCGGCCGCCGGCTACGGCTGGAGCGCAAGTACGGCCACATCGTCCCCATGACCCAGAGGAAGCTGCCGGTCTCCTTCTGGGAGGAGCCGGCGCCCGGCCCCCTGGGCCTGCTCCGCCCCGGCACGCCCGACTTCAGCGACCTGCTGGCCAGCTGGTCTGCGGAGACCGGCCCCGAACTGCCCGGTGGAGGCCCCCAGACCCTGGATGGGGTGCAGCTGGCCGAGGCCTAG
- the LOC125154412 gene encoding protein CCSMST1 gives MSRVWRAPATGAVRALRFVRGASRHLQPPPGVRAQGQPAAEAEEEDDPNRPIQFSSSKASPSRWKVQHSLGGEQQRPWWRVLPFSLSLMALVAWCFFRQETSTDRWLKQVLGEEEPEPGDRSQEPGAPTVHQART, from the exons ATGAGCCGTGTCTGGCGTGCGCCGGCCACCGG GGCTGTCCGGGCGCTGAGGTTCGTGCGCGGGGCTTCCCGACACCTGCAGCCGCCGCCGGGTGTCCGGGCTCAGGGCCAGCCCGCGGCCGAGGCTGAGGAAGAGGACGACCCTAACCGTCCCATTCAGTTTTCCTCCAGCAAAGCCAGCCCGTCCCGCTGGAAAGTGCAGCACTCCCTGGGAGGGGAGCAGCAACGGCCCTGGTGGAGGGTGCTGCCCTTCAGCCTCTCGCTCATGGCTCTGGTGGCCTGGTGCTTCTTCAGGCAGGAGACCAGCACGGACCGGTGGTTGAAACAGGTGTTGGGAGAAGAGGAGCCGGAGCCCGGCGATCGTTCTCAGGAGCCTGGAGCTCCGACCGTCCACCAGGCGAGAACGTAG